In the genome of Arvicola amphibius chromosome 2, mArvAmp1.2, whole genome shotgun sequence, the window GAAGCTTTCCCAGTCTGCAGAGGAGGAAGCTCAAAATGGTAAAGTCACACAGCTGGGACACTGTGGGGCAGGGTCTAACCCACCGGTCCAGTTTCTGTGCAGGCAATCTCTGCTCGTGTTTTATGTCCGGGGGCTATGTCAGATTAGGGtggttatctgaaaggaggaataAGCACCTGGTGACTTAGCCATTTAGTGTCCCTGTGTCATGATTTTCGTCCGATTCCTTTCCTGGCCCCTTGGctttcctcagcctccagaatgctgtATTAACTTTAGTAAGTGATTCCTCCCTGTTCTCACAGGTACTTACAGAACTGCCTGAACAATCTCTTTGTTGGCGCTTGGGAGCCTCATCCTGAAGGACCTCTGCCCCTGGACATTCCCCAGGCGTCTCCCCAACAGGTGAATCAACTCTCTTACCTGGCCTAGGACTCCCACTTGGCAAGGCCTTGGCAGATCTTCTCTCTTGGCCAGTGCTGGGCCTCAATCCTGTGGGCTCATGGGAACCCCAAGATGGCCCTTTACATTTTTAgagaatgtttgtgtgtttgtgttgcgTTTATACCACTACTTGCATGTGGAGGTCGGAATACAACTGTGTGGAAttgattctctctttctgccttgacATAAGCTCCGGGGGCACGGTCTTGCCAGACTGTGGGATGGCCTTTTGATCTCTACCTGTCACGCCAGGTCCAGCGCTGTGTGGAGATCCTGAGCCGGGCCAAGAGACCCCTGCTGGTGCTGGGGAGCCAGGCTCTGCTACCCCCGACCCCTGCCAGCAAGCTTAGGTGAGGAGTTCCCACCCTGTCTTAGAACAGTGGTCTTGGTCTCTGGTGTTCCAGTGGCCTTGGTCATACTGACATCTGCTCTACCTGGACTCTCCCCGCCCACAGGGCTGCTGTGGAGACCCTAGGAGTCCCTTGCTTCCTGGGGGGGATGTCTCGGGGGCTGCTGGGCCGCAACCACGCTCTCCATATTCGGCAGAATCGCAGTGCTGCCCTGAAGAAAGCAGATGTTGTTGTCCTGGCAGGTGGGCTCGGCCTCCCATTCTTCCCTTCGTCCCCGTCCTTCTCCATCCTCATGTCCAGCACCCTTCCTTCGTGATCGCCCCTACTTCCTCTGCATCCACCCCTCCCCTTCTAAAGGCCTTCGAACAAGCTTGAATGCACAAGCCGGCAAACACCTCAGACTGCAGCTTTGTGCTGTGACCTGGCTTCCCCCAGAGCAAGCATGCCCTGTGGGCACTTGCCGTGTAATACACACATTTTTACACAAACCATTTTGTATCCCGTCAGTCACATGACAGGTGTACCCTTTCAGCTCTTGCTCTGTACATCTGTGTACTGTAAGTGGTTTTCTTGGGTGGAGTTTGAATGTGTGTACACAAGCCAGCGGTTGGCTGGGAAACCGCTGGGCCATGTCATTCACAAGACCACAGTCGTGTATATGAACTGTCACTGACTGAAACATTGATAGGCTGTACAGGACTGTAATGGTACCCCATATCCAGTGGCTCATCATAATCCTCCCTTCCCTTGTGGTGTTGAGGCTATTAGAATAcaaggccttgtacatgctaaatGAGTTTTCTGCTACCCCCAAACCCTCATGACCTTTTGACCTTGTCTCTCAGTATGGCACACTGTTGCTTTTGCCATGGTTTCTTGATCAGAGCCAGTCAAGAGGCCTGCCCAGAATCAAGAACTGGAAAGTCCTGCTGGGTAGATGGCCTCGTGGGTAAAAATGCTTGTTgctaagcctgataacctgagtttgatccctggacccCACATAGTGGGAGTAGAAAACCACCCTCTGCAACATGTTTTTCACCCCCAATGTAAACATCTGTAAGGTTCCTGCAAGTGGTACAGATGTCCTACATTCAGTGTGTCACAGTGGATCAGGAGTGAGGTAGTGCCCACTGACACCCTGTCTGTCACCCCAGGAGCTGTATGTGATTTCCGCCTGTCTTACGGCCGCGTTCTCAATCGCAAGAGCAAAATCATCATTGTCAATCGGAACCGGGATGATATGTTGCTCAACTCAGACATCTTCTGGAAGCCCCAGGAGGCTGTGCAGGGTGAGCATACCCCTGGGGTCCCTACCACTTGCATGGCTTCTTTCATCTGGCCTCTGTTGAAACTTCAACTGAATGTCAGGTCTGGCCCCTGAACCAGGGGACACTTGGACAACCTGAGACACATTTGGCTTGCAGACTGATTGGTGCTTCTGAAGGAATGGAGGTAGGGTGGGTGCAGAGGGAGGTTTGGGATTTTGCATGTCATCAACTCCTGtatgctgcctgctgctgctttcGACTGGCCCATGACCCCTTAGTCTCTCTGTTATTCTAACCCTCCTGATTTTCGTCCGCTTTCCATGCCATACCCTGACCACTATTCTAAGGATATAGACTCTCTTGTAGAATAGGGAACAGGGTCCTTTAGGATTTAACCAGAGAATTGATTCCACCCTGTGTGTTAGAGACAGTCCCTCCCAGAAGTTGATGAGCAGCAGGTGGAAGATGGCAGGCTAGGCAGGGAGGGACTGATAGAAGGAGCTAGACAGTCAGGGGATGATGCtgcatgcctgtgattccagctacTTGGTGGCAGGGAGGTGAGGGAACAGAGACCAGATTATCTATTTGAGGCCTTAGCAAGatcaatctcaaaataaaagaactcCAGCGTCATCTGTGATAGTACACgcttaggttttgtttgtttggaaacagggtctcactatgtagctctagctgtcttggaactcactgtgtagatcaggctggccttgaactcacagagatgtgcctgcctctgtccaccaagtgcaaggattaaaaTGTGCCACtacagatggtggtggtggtgtacacttgtAATTCCAATATGGAATCAGGAGAACCACTGAGAGTTTGAGCCAAATCCTTGGTgaatagtgagtttaaggctagcctaggctgcaGTGTGATATCTTgccgcccccccaaaaaaagcctgagtggggtggggtggtaagTTTGGAGGCACGGGCCTcccactaagaaggcagaggcaggtaaatttctgagtttaaggccaacctgttctacatagagagttcgaggccagccagtgctacatagagaaaccctgtctcaaaatagaaagtaacacaaaataaacaatgaaataaaaaaccaCCACGAAAGTAGTGCCCATATGCTTGGGCTCGGAAGACTTCCTTGGTGGGTGACATATTTTGGAGGCAGACTTGACGGTAACTTGGTGCCTCTGGGTTATGAGGGGCAGGGAGATAATGAAGCCAGCCCAAGTTTCCAACTTCCCTGCAcctcatttatcaggtcttgccTTCTGTCTTGCCAAGACACCTGCACCAGTTCTCAAAGGCTCTTGGAGGGGCTTTACCAGCTTTGTCCTGTGAACGCCTCTGGCCTGCTTTCCTCTCAGATGCTGCCGTTGGCTTCCTGTTACATTTGGGCCTCTGGCGCTGGAAGGGCAGGAGGAAGCTGCTTCCTGGCAGCTGGCCCTATAGCTGTGCGTTCTTCTTTTCTAGGAGACGTGGGTTCCTTCATGCTCAAGCTGGTGGAAGGCCTTCAGGGCCAGGTGTGGGCCTCAGATTGGGCTGAGGAGCTTCGGAAAGCCGACCAGCAGAAGGAACAGACGTATCGGTCAGTCTGGGTAGAGTCAACATGGCAAGGGTAAGGAGTGGAGGAGGTCATGGCCAACCAGCCCTACTGACCTCCAGTGTCCTGTTTCAGGGACAAGGCTGCAACGCCTGTGTCTCAGCACCTGAACCCAGTGCAGGTGTTACAGCAGGTAGAGGAGACTCTGCCTGACAACGCACTTCTTGTGGTTGATGGTGGGGACTTTGTGGCCACAGCTGCCTACTTGGTACAGCCCCGAGGGCCCCTGCGCTGGCTCGATCCTGGTAAGGAAAGGCCCATACCCGGGGCAGCTTGCACTGCATGGACCCTTCACAGCAATTTGCTCCTATCTTCCTAGGAGCCTTTGGGACTCTGGGAGTTGGTGCAGGGTTTGCACTTGGGGCTAAGCTGTGTCAGCCGGATGCCGAGGTGAGGCATTGGATGTGGGAGACTTGCTGCTTTCTGGGCTGTGAACCACCCTAACTGCCCTGGGTCCCCCCCTACCAGGTTTGGTGCCTGTTTGGGGATGGTGCCTTTGGCTACAGCCTCATCGAGTTTGACACGTTCGTGAGACACAAGGTGACTGGGCTGTCTTGAGGGAAGCTTATGGGATATGGGTTCTGGGATATGTCATCCAGGGTGagctgtggaggctggagggagagGGCTTCCCTCAGTGGGCCACAGGCCTGTCTTGTGGCTGGTCAGACCTTTGGACTGATGGCTGTtatgtggcctttttttttttcccctatagATACCAGTGATGGCCTTGATAGGGAATGATGCAGGTTGGACCCAGATTTCTCGGGAGCAGGTGTCCAGGTTGGGCAGTGACGTGGCCTGTAGCCTGGCTTACACTGGTGAGGGGTCAGAATATTTTATGTCCAGTTGGGTCTCTGTTACTCTCCTTGTTGGACCCTCTGCTACtgtctgatttattttctttcagattaTCACAAGGCAGCCATAGGTCTGGGGGCCCAGGGATTGATACTGTCACGGGACAATGAGGATCAAGTGGTCAAGGTACTTCGTGAAGGCCAGCAGCTGTGCCGGGAGGGCCATGCAGTCGTGGTCAACATCCTGATCGGGAGGACAGATTTCAGAGATGGCTCCATTTCCGTATAGGGCCCGTGCATGGGTTAGTGTGCTTGACTCTGTACCTGGACTATGCCTGGCCCAAGTTTTCATCCTTATCTGCTCCGAGCTTGTCTCACAAGGCTCAACAATTCTACAACCCTCCGAGTGGGTAATGGAGGGATCAAAGCTCAAAGAGGCACCTTGGCGACCCTGGGTAGCAGCTCTTTCCACAGGCCCAGCCGTCCACCTTTCTCCCGCTTACAGACTGAATAAACCTCCTAGACACATGAGCCCAAGGACTCAGTCACATAACATGTGTATACTGGTTTATTTATTGTCCACAAAGGTCGAAGTAGTGGAAAAGAAATGGGAGACTGGAAGGGGACCTCATTCTTCCACTTGATCTCTGGGAATTTGGGGGTACCTGGGATGGCAAATACTATCCCAACTTATGGTCCCTGAAAGAGTTCCACATGCCCACTCCAGAGAGGCcagtgcacacagcacacaagtcctcacacagacacacacatgcatggaggcAATAAATATTTTCCGTACCAAAGTGCCCCTAACCTGATACCTCAGGTGGGGTCCCTCCAAAGGGGAGGGGTTAAGTGCTCAGTTTTTCAGGGGTGGGAAAGGGctgctggggaaaggaagggTCAGACTCTGTCTCTACTTGCTGGTTAGAGGTTCATCTTGGAGGTCTTCCCTAGAAGAGAGGGTTGGGGGAAATCAGCTGTTTTGCTATAGGCCTCAGCTGCCCTTTCACAGATGGCGGCCACGTCTGGGGCCATGTCCCTTAAGAAGAACCTCATGGCTGTCCTTAGAGAGACAGAGTGTAGTGCTTGATGCTAATACTGGTTTGGTTGGCAGCAGCAAGAGGGTTGATTAGGGATGTCTCAACACCCCAGAGTGATGCTCACAGTAATTGGTGTTCCCCTACAAAGGGGGAGGCAAGAGAGGCCAGCCTAGCAAGCAGAACTGTCTCTGGCAGCA includes:
- the Ilvbl gene encoding 2-hydroxyacyl-CoA lyase 2, coding for METPVAAAPAGGFFPSFLLLAFGTLVAAVVGTAHRLGLFYQLMHKVDRTSIRHGGESVAAVLKAHGVRFVFTLVGGHISPLLVACEKLGIRVVDTRHEVTAVFAADAVARLTGTVGVAAVTAGPGLTNTVTAVKNAQVAQSPVLLLGGAASTLLQKRGALQAIDQMSLFRPLCKFCASVRRVRDIVPTLRAAMAAAQSGTPGPVFVELPLDVLYPYFMVEKEMVPAKPPKGLMGRVVSWYLQNCLNNLFVGAWEPHPEGPLPLDIPQASPQQVQRCVEILSRAKRPLLVLGSQALLPPTPASKLRAAVETLGVPCFLGGMSRGLLGRNHALHIRQNRSAALKKADVVVLAGAVCDFRLSYGRVLNRKSKIIIVNRNRDDMLLNSDIFWKPQEAVQGDVGSFMLKLVEGLQGQVWASDWAEELRKADQQKEQTYRDKAATPVSQHLNPVQVLQQVEETLPDNALLVVDGGDFVATAAYLVQPRGPLRWLDPGAFGTLGVGAGFALGAKLCQPDAEVWCLFGDGAFGYSLIEFDTFVRHKIPVMALIGNDAGWTQISREQVSRLGSDVACSLAYTDYHKAAIGLGAQGLILSRDNEDQVVKVLREGQQLCREGHAVVVNILIGRTDFRDGSISV